The following coding sequences lie in one Plasmodium sp. gorilla clade G2 genome assembly, chromosome: 11 genomic window:
- a CDS encoding 60S ribosomal protein L28: MSNVSNALVWELTRKSNCFIKKNKAGKKGVFLCDPLNVNYKNTPSSSGLVKSNSTNVTLKDGKVVFNVKTSNEANVVNKHFRAKNMKNVEKLLQQHGNFEKAKNKEKLLKKYKRLSKLYQASHKTTN, from the exons ATGTCGAATGTAAGTAATGCTCTTGTATGGGAATTAACCAGAAAAAGCAACtgctttattaaaaaaaacaaagcaGGAAAAAAAGGAGTTTTCTTATGTGACCCTTTGAATGTAAATTATAAGAATACACCATCCAGTAGTG GACTTGTAAAAAGTAACTCTACCAATGTCACTTTGAAAGATGGAAAAGTTGTTTTCAATGTTAAAACATCAAATGAAGC aaATGTCGTGAATAAACACTTCAGAGCTAAGAATATGAAGAATGTAGAAAAACTTCTCCAACAACATGGAAATTTTGAAAAAGCaaagaataaagaaaaacttttaaagaaatataaacgCTTATCTAAATTATATCAAGCATCTCATAAAAcaacaaattaa
- a CDS encoding 60S ribosomal protein L35ae, putative, protein MEDVKVKKEQAEVSEKKKVVKKVLKKNKKTANKKLQAVRLYEKGVILGYKRSQRNQDPNFTLISIRNVNTKKHAQFYVGKRVAYVYRTSKYHDGVKIKCIWGKVCRTHGNSGVVRAKFKTHIPPKAFGDRVRILMYPSNI, encoded by the exons atgGAAGAtgtaaaagtaaaaaaagaacaagcAGAAGTAtctgagaaaaaaaaagttgtCAAGAAggttttaaagaaaaataaaaaaacagcCAACAAAAAACTTCAAGCAGTTCGTTTATATGAAAAGGGAGTTATATTAGGATATAAaag GTCTCAAAGAAACCAAGATCCCAACTTTACTTTAATATCCATTAGAAATGTAAACACCAAAAAACATGCACAATTTTATGTAGGTAAAAGAGTTGCATATGTTTATAGAACAAGTAAATATCATGATggagttaaaataaaatgtatatggGGTAAAGTTTGTAGAACTCATGGAAATAGTGGTGTTGTAAGAGCAAAATTTAAAACTCATATTCCACCTAAAGCTTTTGGTGATAGAGTTAGAATACTTATGTATCCatcaaatatttaa